The genomic stretch CACCGAAAGTCAAGCCGGAACAAACAAAAGCCCGGATTCTGAAAATCAGGGCACTAATCACACGGACTGTCTATATCGTGTGCAGGGACGTTTCCCAGGCGGATTCAAACTCCAAAATCAGCGAGTCAATGAGCTCCTTGACACTGACAATCTTGTTCACCCGGAATGCATTCGCCCCCGCAAAGGGAAATCCATGTGCAAGGTTTCCCTTCTTCGCGTTCATTAAGGCCAGCGCAATGCAATAGGGGCTCTTCTGATAGTCACACGTAATGATACAATGATAGGGACAACGGAAAGGCTCCTTTTCTCCCCGGTTCATCGCATCCACGAACGAATTCCGGATAGCACGTCCCGGCATCCCCACGGGACTGTGAATAATCGTTATATCCTCCTCCCGCGCGTCCACGTAGGTCTGTTTGAACTCGCGTGATGCGTCACATTCCTCCGTTGCGACAAAGCGCGTCCCCATCTGCACGCCGCATGCACCAAGCTCCATAAATTTCTTTATGTCAGCACCCGCGTACACTCCGCCCGCCGCAATAACAGGAATCTTCCGGCCGACTGATTCTTCATAAGGTTGGACGGCTGTCACGACTGCGGGAACAAGATTCTCCAGCTCATAGTTCGGATCCCGAAGCTGTTCCTCTTTGAAGCCAAGGTGTCCGCCCGCCTTCGGACCCTCGACCACCAAAGCGTCAGGCAAATAATCATATTTTTCGAGCCAGCGCCTGCACAACATCGCCGCGGCACGCCCCGACGAAACAATCGGAACCAGCTTCGTACGGTCGCCGCTCGTCTTGTATCGCGGAAGATTCAACGGCAAACCTGCTCCCGAGAAGATGATGTCTATCCCTTCTTCGATGGAAGTCTTCACCATATCAGCGAAATTCGTCAGCGCCACCATGATGTTGACTCCAAGCACACCGGAAGTCAACGCGCGCGCCTTCTGAATCTCTCTGCGCAGCGCCCGCACATTTGCCTCAGCATAATTTCGATAGAAATCCGGTTCACCCATGCCAATACCGGCGGTCGCAATCACGCCAATCCCTCCCTGATTCGCCACAGCAACGGCCAAACCGGACATCGAAATGCCCACTCCCATGCCGCCTTGTATAATGGGTACTCGGGCAACAAGGTCACCGATGTGGAGTGGGGGTAACTGTTTGGACATGTTTGACGTCTATCTCCGCAGGTACAGTAAATGATTAAGCTTACAAATATACTAAACTTCGCCGAAAGTGTCAATGCTCTAACATTTATATTCCAGGTGCCACAAGAACAGGGCATCATCTGTATATTCCAACTGGGAGTTACCCTTGATTCCGGGGACAAAATAGTGTAGCTTCGCGTAATCGCTGGTTCACAATCCGTTTGCAAAGCTTGTTTCTTCGAGCCAGCGCAAATTGCCTGTCTAAAACACAGGCTGGAGGGCCTATGTCTTTACTCGAAAAACACTTCAACGGGCTGCTCTTGCTGCTCACCGGACTGTTTGCGACAGTTCGCTATATTGCCTATCAGGAAATGGCGGACTCCATCGTTACCAAAATCCCCGTCCTCGACAGCGAAACCTATTTCAAATGGGGTTATCAATTGTCGCAGGGTGGCGGCCATCCCCCCGGCCCATTTTGGCTCGGACCCGGTTACGCTCAGTTCATTGGCTGGATTCTGCGCTTGACGGGCGACATCTCGCCGCAAATCATTCTTGTCGTGCAGATGTTTTTGTCCTGCGCGACATTCCTGCTGGTCGTAATGCTCACACGGAGGCTGTTCGGCAACAGTGCGGCTCTGTTTGCCGGAGTATTGGGAATCCTCTATGCACCGTGGCTCTATTTTGACGGCATGATTCTGTCCGCATCGTGGATTCTATTTCTCAATGCCGTCATGCTCTATTTGTTAATTCAATTCGGCGGCTTGGCGGAAGATGAGTTTAAGAATTGGTGGGCATGGGCATTGGCGGGCGGAGTGTGTTCACTCTCGGCTATAGCGCGGCCGTCCGTTCTGCTTTTTGCAGTCTTTCTGCTTCTCTATATCGGCTGGAAAGTTTGGAAGCTTGAAAGCAAGCCAATCTATCTTGTCTCCTTTCTTGTGGCATTGATTGTCGTTCATCTGCCGATGTCGCTGCGTAATGCACGCGAAGGCGGAAGCCCGGTTTTCGTCACCGCGTCAGGCGGCGTGAACTTCTTTATCGGCAATCGCGACGGCGCAACCGGTGTCTATGACGCGCTCGATTTTGTCGAAAACTTCGCCGCGCAGGATGAAGCCGAAGGCTACCGCAAGGAAGCATCGCGCCGAATGGGCCGGGAAGTCACTCTCACCGAGTCTGCAAAATTCTGGCAGGAGATGGCGCTGCGGGATGTGTTCGAGGACAAGCTCGAATGGGTGGGAGTGCTGCTGAAGAAAATCTGGTGGACAATGCGAAACGAAGAGGTTGCCAACAACTTCTCTTTTCGCGGCATGCTGCTGGCCAACAAGACCGTCAACTTCCTGCCCGTTCGCTGGGGAATCTTGCTGCCGCTTGCCTTCGCCGGCGTGCTGCTTTTCTGGCCGATGCGCAAACGGCTCCGCTTCATGGGGCTTTATACCGCCGGCTATCTGCTCTCGATTCTCATCTTCTTCTCGTCCTCCGAATACCGATTTCCGCTGCTGCTGATTCTGCTGCCGCTGGCAGGAGCAGGCATTGCCGGAATCATTCAGGGATTTCGGGAGAAGAAGTCCGTGCAGGTCGCTGCCGCACTCGGTGTCTATCTGCTCGTGCTCGTGATTGCCAACGCGCCGTCAAAGACCGCGTCCTTTCAAGTTTATCCGCGTGTGGATTTCGCCAACGTCGGCTCGATGGCGCTCCACTATGACATGTACACGGAGGCGATGGCGATGTTCTCGCGCGCGCTGGCGATTGACTCCGAGTTTCAGCCCGCGAGATTGGGATTGGCAAACGCGCTGTGGGCAACGAAAAATTTTGATCAGGCGCGCATTGAATTTGAACGCGCCGGTGTTGCACCGCCCGACAGTCTCTCCGGAGCGAAGCTTGATACGCTCTATGCGAAACTCGACAGTGTGCAGCACGCGCAGGGCGATTCGGCGGCGCTTGCGCTGCTTGACAAGGAAATCCCTGATTTGAAAAGTCTGAACGTGAGAGATTTGTGGGTGGCGCGCGCCAGACTGCAGGCCGCGTCTCAGGACTATTGGGGAGCGTACACGTCCATGCTCGAAGCGCACAAGCTTGATCCCGGCGATCCGGAATGGCTGTTCTGGGCGGCGGAGTATGTATTGATGATGGACTTTCCGAAAGTGGCGGATTCGCTCTATGCCGAAGCCATCGAGCGTTATCCGGCCTATGCGCCCGCGCGCGTGCAAAAGGGTTTTCTTGCGCTTGAGGTAGGCGACATAGACGAAGCCGTCCGGCAATCCCGCGAGCTCGACAAGATTCAAATCATGAATGACTCCATCAAGTGGAAGGCCGACACGCTTGACGCACTGCTGCGAAGACTGAACTGGTGACACGCAAAGAAACAGAGGAAAAGCCGAGGCAATTGCCTCGGCTTTATTCATTGTGGCGTATCACTGCGAGAATTTCAAATATAATCGGGAGAATTGCTTGTATCTGTCGATAACTCGCCATAACTTAGCGATATATGCAGCTTAACAGTAAAGGAGTATAGTCATGTTCTATGTAATGATTTTATTTTTAATCCTTAGTGCAGGTCAGTCATTAGCTATTCATGCGCAGGATAACTGCGCTCAAGCTCTATCACTTGCAATCCCCTCGTCCGGCGTGGCAAACACGACCGGTGCCACGACAGACGCCCCTCCGGCATGTAATGAAGCTGCTCCTCAAAACGGAATCTGGTTCGCGGTCGTTGGAAATGGAACCACTCTGCGATTTTCCACCTGCGACAACGATGGCAGCGGCGACCATGCGCTTCAGGTCTTCAAAGGCGACTGCTCGAATCTGATCTGTGTCGGCGGTAACGACGCGACTTTCTGTCACATCAACACTTCTTCCGCGGACGCAACTTGGTGCTCTGAACCGGGAGTGACCTATTATATCCATCTGGGTGCCGAGACTGCCGGGTTTATTGAAGCATACTACTGGCTCATTTCCCTGGGAGCTTGCAATTATGTGGGCGGCAACTGCGTGCCGGAAGTTGTATTCGCGCCCACGGACTTCAGCGGTACAACGGATAACCGTGATGATTGCTGCTTCTCCGATGGAGCGGATCAGCACTTTTTGGTGTATCTGCCTTATGCGAGCACGTGGAAATTTCTGATTTGCGGCGGCGGATCGCAGCCGCATCAGTACATCGGCACAGCATTCTGCAGCAATGACATCTGCGAAGCTTCGGACAACCTGAATGAAGAAGAGCCCGGCTGCTTTTATGGTTCGCGCTGCAATTGCACGCAACTTGGTCCGGGATATGTGCATGTCACAGTGGAAACGTATTTTGATGACGGCATTGGGTTGGACTACCAGTACAGAATTCGTGATTGCAACACGAACAACTCTCCAAACCCGATCGACCTTGATCCATTCGACGTCTCGTCCTCCTGTGAGCTGGTATTTTTCGGCGGCTACAGAATCATTCGTGTGTTCGGGCCGGATCTGAATCCAAGCCGTCCGCCCATTGTGAGTGTGTCTGAAGGATGCGAAACTTGCGAGACAAATCTTGCGCCACCAGCCTCCGCGCTATACGATCCCAACGGCTGGGTGCTGCATCCGGGCAGCCCGAACATCATCGGACAGCAAGTGCCATATTGGCAGAATGTGATTTTGGGGCAGGGACAAGGACAAGGCGCGGGTTATGTGTGCGTCAGATTGGAAGGATTCCTGCCGGTCGAGCTTCTGAGTTTCAGCGCGCAAGCCAGAGACGGCGAAGTTCTGCTGTCGTGGGCAACCGGCTCGGAGTCAGATGTGGAGAGCTTTGAGATTGAACGCGACGGCGCGCAAATGGCGAGAATCGCCGCGACGAATTCCCCGACCGGATCCCTGTACGCCTATGCGGATAGTGACGTTCAAAACGGTCATATTTATCATTACTCGCTCTATGAGGTTGCCATAGACGGCGAGCGAAGCTGGCTGGCCGACGCGGAAGCCACGCCGCGTGCCAATCCCGAGATCGTCGAAGAATTCGCTCTTTTGCAAAACTATCCTAATCCATTCAACCCGGAGACGACGATTGAGTTTTCCATTAACGAGCCGGGACTGGTGAAGCTCGCTGTCTACGATTTGAGCGGACGGGAGATGATTGTGTTGGTTGATGGCAGCACGGGTGAAGGTGTTCACGCCGTGAAACTGGATGCTTCACTTATGCCAAGCGGTATTTACTTCTATCGTCTCGAACGCAACGGCTTGTCTCAGACAAGAAAGATGGTACTGCTGAAATAGAGAATCGCAATTTGCAGAACAGAAAAGCCGAGGTGATTGCCTCGGCTTTTTTTTGAACGCGGGCGGATTGCCATCCGCCCCTACTTCATCAGAATCATCGTGCGGCTGAATTGGTTGCCGTTGACGTCTAACTTGTAGAGATAGGTGCCCGATGATAAACCTGAGCCGTCAAAGGTTACGGTGTGCGAACCTGCGGATTGATAGCCGTTCAAAAGCGTGGCGACTTCGCGGCCTGTCAAATCGTAAACCTTCATTGTGACATTGCCGCCTTCTTTCAACTCAAACGGAATTTGCGTCGTCGGGTTGAAGGGATTCGGATAATTTTGCTTTAGCTCAAATGTCGCCGCAATTTCCGGTGCGGATTCAATCGTTGAAACGCCGCCGTCCGTTTCAATCATCTTTTGCACGATGCCGTGCTGTGCCTGAATCTGCGCAAGCTCTTCGGCCGTCACCGGTTTGCCATTCACCGTAAACGTTTTGCCGCCGTCACGGCTCTCGATAATTAATTGCTTCTCATGCTGACCGGCCGTCTCTTGACCCAGCATCAAATTCGCGCCGTCACGACTCTCGATAATCATCTGCCGTTCCAGCGGGCCGCTGCCGTCGCCCTTGTCAGTGACTTCGGCTTCGACGATGACCATTTTCTTCGCGCCGTCCTTCTTCAGCATTTCCAGATTCGCGGGATCGGCCGGATCAAGAGTCCAGTCTCCCACTTGGCCGTCCGCTTTCATTTGCGCAAGCTTCTGCGCCACCGAATCCGCCGGGCCTTCGATCTCCATCGTCTTGATGTGATACTCCTGCTTACCGTCGGCGGAGGTGAAGTGTGATTCGTGCGTGACAATCTTCACCACGTCGCTCACCCAATTCGGATTGGCGATCGTCAAACCGGAAATGCCGATGACAAACAAAACACTCAGTGCAAGCATCGAGCTGCGAGTCCGCGTTGAGCGCGGAGCAGTTTTGAGTCTATTGCGCAATGCGTCACGATGTGATTCCACCGTATTGCCGGGCGCTTGAACGTTTTCGAGTCTCTTTTCGAAGTTATCCATTATCTGTTCTCCACTGAAATTCGAGTTGCCTCGAGGATGATATCGCTGTGTGCTTCGCGCAGGCCCTGATCCTCACGAAGTTTGGCGATGCCACGATGAACCAGGGATTTCACCGTGCCGACCGGCCGCCCGAGGATGGCGGCGATCTCATCTAACGATAGATATTCAAAATATTGCAGCACAATCGGCGTGCGGTATTTTTCGGGAAGTTTTTTGAGCGCGGCCTGCAAAAATTGATAGGATTCGTTGCGCTCGATCTCTACATTCACGGCTTCGACTTCGACCGCATTGCATTCGATTTCACCGAACTCGTTCCACCAAGTCTTCGGAAACGGAATCACGCGCTGAATCTGTCGCTTCCGCAATTCTCGCCGCCACTCGTTTACAGCTATCCGCAGCAGCCAAACCTTAGCCGGAGCCTCGTCGCGGAATTTCGGCCAAGCCCGAAAGGCACGGAAAAAAGTCTGCGCAGTGAGTTCAAGCGCGGTCTCCGTATCTCCCGAGATGTGCAGAAGATAGCGCCAGACGTCGTTGTAATGGCGGTCGTAAATCTCTTCAAAACTGACTGAATTCATGCAGGCTCCATGGTGGCTTCATAGTAAAGAACCCGGAAGCCAGTCCGAAGTTGCAAAAGACCGAGGTGTGGCCTCGGTCTTTTGAGCAATTGTGCAATACACGGGCGGCATGCCTGCCGCCCCTACCTTCTCGATTCGACCTGATCTTTTAGCCATACCAACGTTTCAATTGTGTTGTCGGGATGGTTGTTGAAGACTGCGCACGGCTCGCCATCGGGATCGATTAAGTAGTAGCGCGGGTGTTCGGAGATGCCGCCGAATTGATCGGAGAAGTGCTGTGTGCTCCAAACGAAGTTGAGCGACCACGGGTTGCCGTTGAAATCGGTGCTGTCTATCAGCGCTTTGGCCTCTTTGATTTCACCACCGGTGTGGAAGGCATAGAGCGGGAACGGGAGTTTGTTTTCAAGACTCAGTTGATTCATCTGCGGCAGCGACCGCTGCACACAGGTTTGTCAAAGGTATGTCCAGCACTCAATGATCGAGTAGTGGCCTTTGAAAACATCTTTAGAAAGCTTGCTGCCATCCGCGGCGAGCGTGACGTCCAAATCGAGCGGAGCTTTCGGCAATGCCGTCGGCACGAGCTCGAAATATTGCTCCGCCTGCTTATGCGTAGCATAGTGCGTCAAACGAAAATCACGGATGATTTTATCGTTGGGATCGCAGACCGCTCCGGCTTCAAACGCTGCGATAGCTTTCTCATCCTGACCAAGTTGTTTATAATAGAAACCGAGATAGAGATAGGTATCGGGACGGCTGGGATTTGACTTGACGGCGCGTTCCATGAACTCAATCACACGCGGCAGAGAATCAGGGCCGCCTGCGCCAATCGCAACGCCCTTTAAGCGCAGGCCCCAATAGTC from bacterium encodes the following:
- a CDS encoding nitronate monooxygenase, whose translation is MSKQLPPLHIGDLVARVPIIQGGMGVGISMSGLAVAVANQGGIGVIATAGIGMGEPDFYRNYAEANVRALRREIQKARALTSGVLGVNIMVALTNFADMVKTSIEEGIDIIFSGAGLPLNLPRYKTSGDRTKLVPIVSSGRAAAMLCRRWLEKYDYLPDALVVEGPKAGGHLGFKEEQLRDPNYELENLVPAVVTAVQPYEESVGRKIPVIAAGGVYAGADIKKFMELGACGVQMGTRFVATEECDASREFKQTYVDAREEDITIIHSPVGMPGRAIRNSFVDAMNRGEKEPFRCPYHCIITCDYQKSPYCIALALMNAKKGNLAHGFPFAGANAFRVNKIVSVKELIDSLILEFESAWETSLHTI
- a CDS encoding tetratricopeptide repeat protein, coding for MSLLEKHFNGLLLLLTGLFATVRYIAYQEMADSIVTKIPVLDSETYFKWGYQLSQGGGHPPGPFWLGPGYAQFIGWILRLTGDISPQIILVVQMFLSCATFLLVVMLTRRLFGNSAALFAGVLGILYAPWLYFDGMILSASWILFLNAVMLYLLIQFGGLAEDEFKNWWAWALAGGVCSLSAIARPSVLLFAVFLLLYIGWKVWKLESKPIYLVSFLVALIVVHLPMSLRNAREGGSPVFVTASGGVNFFIGNRDGATGVYDALDFVENFAAQDEAEGYRKEASRRMGREVTLTESAKFWQEMALRDVFEDKLEWVGVLLKKIWWTMRNEEVANNFSFRGMLLANKTVNFLPVRWGILLPLAFAGVLLFWPMRKRLRFMGLYTAGYLLSILIFFSSSEYRFPLLLILLPLAGAGIAGIIQGFREKKSVQVAAALGVYLLVLVIANAPSKTASFQVYPRVDFANVGSMALHYDMYTEAMAMFSRALAIDSEFQPARLGLANALWATKNFDQARIEFERAGVAPPDSLSGAKLDTLYAKLDSVQHAQGDSAALALLDKEIPDLKSLNVRDLWVARARLQAASQDYWGAYTSMLEAHKLDPGDPEWLFWAAEYVLMMDFPKVADSLYAEAIERYPAYAPARVQKGFLALEVGDIDEAVRQSRELDKIQIMNDSIKWKADTLDALLRRLNW
- a CDS encoding T9SS type A sorting domain-containing protein; amino-acid sequence: MFYVMILFLILSAGQSLAIHAQDNCAQALSLAIPSSGVANTTGATTDAPPACNEAAPQNGIWFAVVGNGTTLRFSTCDNDGSGDHALQVFKGDCSNLICVGGNDATFCHINTSSADATWCSEPGVTYYIHLGAETAGFIEAYYWLISLGACNYVGGNCVPEVVFAPTDFSGTTDNRDDCCFSDGADQHFLVYLPYASTWKFLICGGGSQPHQYIGTAFCSNDICEASDNLNEEEPGCFYGSRCNCTQLGPGYVHVTVETYFDDGIGLDYQYRIRDCNTNNSPNPIDLDPFDVSSSCELVFFGGYRIIRVFGPDLNPSRPPIVSVSEGCETCETNLAPPASALYDPNGWVLHPGSPNIIGQQVPYWQNVILGQGQGQGAGYVCVRLEGFLPVELLSFSAQARDGEVLLSWATGSESDVESFEIERDGAQMARIAATNSPTGSLYAYADSDVQNGHIYHYSLYEVAIDGERSWLADAEATPRANPEIVEEFALLQNYPNPFNPETTIEFSINEPGLVKLAVYDLSGREMIVLVDGSTGEGVHAVKLDASLMPSGIYFYRLERNGLSQTRKMVLLK
- a CDS encoding T9SS type A sorting domain-containing protein gives rise to the protein MDNFEKRLENVQAPGNTVESHRDALRNRLKTAPRSTRTRSSMLALSVLFVIGISGLTIANPNWVSDVVKIVTHESHFTSADGKQEYHIKTMEIEGPADSVAQKLAQMKADGQVGDWTLDPADPANLEMLKKDGAKKMVIVEAEVTDKGDGSGPLERQMIIESRDGANLMLGQETAGQHEKQLIIESRDGGKTFTVNGKPVTAEELAQIQAQHGIVQKMIETDGGVSTIESAPEIAATFELKQNYPNPFNPTTQIPFELKEGGNVTMKVYDLTGREVATLLNGYQSAGSHTVTFDGSGLSSGTYLYKLDVNGNQFSRTMILMK
- a CDS encoding RNA polymerase sigma factor; this translates as MNSVSFEEIYDRHYNDVWRYLLHISGDTETALELTAQTFFRAFRAWPKFRDEAPAKVWLLRIAVNEWRRELRKRQIQRVIPFPKTWWNEFGEIECNAVEVEAVNVEIERNESYQFLQAALKKLPEKYRTPIVLQYFEYLSLDEIAAILGRPVGTVKSLVHRGIAKLREDQGLREAHSDIILEATRISVENR